One part of the Roseomonas gilardii genome encodes these proteins:
- the rho gene encoding transcription termination factor Rho, whose product MHLSELKAKSPGDLLAFAESLEIENASSLRKQDIMYAILKNLAEKDQAIHGDGTLEILPDGFGFLRSPQANFLPGPDDIYVSPTQVRRFGLRTGDTVEGQIRAPKDGERYFALLKVEAINFEPPEALKHRINFDNLTPLYPTRRLRMENAELEAAQANNKGPTKDNTHRVIDLVAPIGMGQRALIVAPPRTGKTVMLQNIAKSISANHPEVFLMVLLIDERPEEVTDMARTVRGEVVASTFDEPATRHVQVTEMVLEKAKRLVEHKRDVVILLDSITRLGRAYNSVVPSSGKVLTGGVDANALQRPKRFFGAARNIEEGGSLTIIATALIDTGSRMDEVIFEEFKGTGNCEIVLDRKLSDKRVFPAIDITKSGTRKEEVLVERSTLSKMWVLRRILNPMGTQDAMEFLLDKLKYSKSNQDFFDAMNT is encoded by the coding sequence ATGCATCTTTCCGAACTGAAGGCCAAGAGCCCCGGCGACCTCCTCGCTTTCGCCGAGTCGCTCGAGATCGAGAACGCCTCTTCCCTGCGCAAGCAGGATATCATGTATGCCATCCTCAAGAACCTGGCCGAGAAAGACCAGGCCATCCACGGGGACGGCACGCTGGAGATCCTGCCCGACGGCTTCGGCTTCCTCCGCAGCCCGCAGGCCAACTTCCTGCCCGGGCCCGATGACATCTATGTCTCCCCCACGCAGGTGCGCCGCTTCGGCCTGCGCACCGGCGACACGGTGGAAGGCCAGATCCGGGCGCCGAAGGATGGTGAGCGCTACTTCGCCCTGCTGAAGGTCGAGGCGATCAATTTCGAGCCGCCCGAGGCGCTCAAGCACCGCATCAACTTCGACAACCTGACCCCGCTCTATCCCACCCGCCGCCTGCGGATGGAGAATGCCGAGCTGGAGGCCGCCCAGGCCAACAACAAGGGCCCCACCAAGGACAACACCCACCGGGTCATCGACCTGGTCGCGCCGATCGGCATGGGCCAGCGCGCCCTGATCGTGGCGCCGCCGCGCACCGGCAAGACGGTGATGCTGCAGAACATCGCCAAGTCGATCTCGGCCAATCATCCGGAAGTCTTCCTGATGGTGCTGCTGATCGACGAGCGCCCGGAGGAGGTCACCGACATGGCCCGCACCGTGCGCGGCGAGGTCGTGGCCTCCACCTTCGACGAGCCGGCCACCCGCCACGTGCAGGTGACGGAGATGGTGCTGGAGAAGGCCAAGCGCCTGGTCGAGCACAAGCGTGACGTGGTGATCCTGCTGGACTCCATCACCCGCCTGGGTCGCGCCTACAACTCGGTCGTGCCGTCCTCGGGCAAGGTGCTGACGGGCGGCGTGGACGCCAACGCCCTGCAGCGGCCGAAGCGCTTCTTCGGCGCCGCCCGCAACATCGAGGAAGGCGGTTCGCTCACCATCATCGCCACCGCGCTGATCGACACGGGTTCGCGCATGGATGAGGTGATCTTCGAGGAGTTCAAGGGCACCGGCAACTGCGAGATCGTGCTGGACCGCAAGCTCTCCGACAAGCGCGTCTTCCCGGCGATCGACATCACCAAGTCCGGCACCCGCAAGGAAGAGGTCCTGGTGGAGCGTTCCACCCTGTCCAAGATGTGGGTGCTGCGCCGTATCCTGAACCCGATGGGCACGCAGGACGCGATGGAGTTCCTCCTGGACAAGCTGAAGTACAGCAAGTCGAACCAGGATTTCTTCGACGCGATGAATACCTGA
- a CDS encoding GNAT family N-acetyltransferase, with amino-acid sequence MPAEAPAIDVLTLERAALTSVPAPRLAWDGGFVLRGFLNGTGRANAACSLDPSPDPGLEARLDRMEADFARMGLPARFRSTPLDPPGLKQALLARGYAEHEGACVMAGPLRPLADSADTGVEILDNPAEDWLAVLATAEYQTEARRAEKAGGAAMLARPGCWLLLREDGVPAASAHVVADATLCGLFDVATDPRFRRRGLAQRVLATGAAWAAGLGATTAWLQVSPSNTGARNLYARLGLSEIYRYTYFLRD; translated from the coding sequence TTGCCCGCCGAAGCCCCCGCCATCGATGTCCTGACCCTGGAGCGCGCGGCCCTGACCTCGGTTCCAGCGCCGCGCCTGGCCTGGGATGGGGGCTTCGTGCTTCGCGGCTTCCTGAATGGCACCGGACGGGCCAATGCCGCCTGCTCGCTCGACCCCTCCCCCGATCCCGGGCTGGAGGCGCGGCTGGACCGGATGGAGGCCGACTTCGCCCGGATGGGCCTGCCGGCCCGCTTCCGCTCCACCCCGCTCGATCCGCCGGGGCTGAAGCAGGCGCTGCTGGCGCGCGGCTATGCGGAGCATGAGGGGGCCTGCGTGATGGCCGGCCCGCTGCGGCCCCTGGCCGATTCGGCCGACACGGGCGTCGAGATCCTGGACAACCCGGCGGAGGACTGGCTCGCCGTGCTGGCCACGGCGGAATACCAGACCGAGGCGCGCCGTGCGGAAAAGGCCGGCGGAGCCGCCATGCTGGCCCGCCCGGGCTGCTGGCTTCTGCTGCGGGAGGACGGGGTGCCGGCGGCCAGCGCGCATGTGGTCGCGGATGCGACGCTCTGCGGCCTCTTCGACGTGGCGACCGATCCGCGCTTCCGCCGCCGGGGTCTGGCTCAGCGCGTCCTCGCAACCGGTGCGGCCTGGGCGGCGGGGCTGGGGGCGACGACCGCCTGGCTGCAGGTCTCGCCCTCCAACACCGGGGCACGGAACCTCTACGCCCGCCTCGGCCTGTCCGAGATCTACCGCTACACCTACTTCCTGCGGGACTGA
- the phnC gene encoding phosphonate ABC transporter ATP-binding protein, translating into MLTIDGLSRRYGAKTAVDTLSLEIRPGSFVGVIGRSGAGKSTLLRMINGLETPSGGRILWNGQVVSGLQGRALRDWRARCAMVFQHFNLAGRLDVLTNVLTGRLNKVSLPRALFGLWPEEDRAMALAALEQFDIADLAAQRAGQLSGGQQQRVAIARALVQEPEIILADEPIASLDPRNTQIVMDTLQHINRGYGITVLCNLHSLDVARRYCDRLVGLAAGQLVFDGGPQELGEAEARRLYGLEASDVMGTTEPAPASPAPGTPVPPQTVARTYA; encoded by the coding sequence ATGCTCACCATCGATGGATTGTCCCGGCGATACGGCGCGAAGACGGCCGTGGACACGCTGTCGCTGGAGATCCGTCCCGGCAGCTTCGTGGGGGTGATCGGCCGCTCCGGCGCCGGCAAGTCCACGCTGCTGCGGATGATCAACGGGCTGGAGACGCCCAGCGGCGGCCGCATCCTCTGGAACGGCCAGGTGGTGAGCGGGCTGCAGGGCCGGGCGCTGCGCGACTGGCGCGCGCGCTGCGCCATGGTGTTCCAGCACTTCAACCTCGCCGGCCGGCTCGATGTGCTGACCAACGTGCTCACCGGGCGGCTGAACAAGGTCTCCCTGCCGCGCGCCCTGTTCGGCCTCTGGCCGGAGGAGGACCGCGCCATGGCACTGGCGGCGCTGGAGCAGTTCGATATCGCCGACCTCGCCGCGCAGCGCGCCGGGCAGCTCTCGGGCGGGCAGCAGCAGCGCGTGGCCATCGCCCGCGCCCTGGTGCAGGAGCCGGAGATCATCCTGGCAGACGAGCCGATCGCTTCGCTGGATCCGCGCAACACGCAGATCGTGATGGACACGCTCCAGCACATCAACCGCGGCTATGGCATCACCGTGCTCTGCAACCTGCATTCGCTCGATGTGGCGCGCCGCTACTGCGACCGGCTGGTGGGGCTTGCCGCCGGCCAGCTGGTCTTCGACGGCGGGCCGCAGGAGCTGGGCGAGGCCGAGGCACGCCGCCTCTATGGGCTGGAGGCGTCGGACGTCATGGGCACGACGGAACCCGCGCCTGCATCCCCTGCCCCCGGAACGCCGGTGCCGCCCCAGACGGTGGCCCGGACCTATGCCTGA
- the phnD gene encoding phosphonate ABC transporter substrate-binding protein, with translation MLNRRMLLGAGALLASPLAVPSLARAQSAAWAKAYPELVFAIIPSENASGVIDRWSPFTEYLSKKLGTKVTLRIANDYAAVIEGQRSGNIHIASYGPSSFARALMTGAKVEAFAIETNLDGTKGYYSVFYVKKDSPFQKVQDLKGKNLGLVDPNSTSGNNVPRFSLDKMGIKPDEFFGKVVYTGSHENAIIALQQGTVDMAANWWNDEQESNLLRMARKNMVKAEDFRIVFKSEQIVNSPMAYLTSLPEDLRTAIRTAVLAMPTENKAAFDKIYDGKSGPWMPVDNSAYQPIIELNRFVDSLRRRA, from the coding sequence ATGCTGAACCGTCGCATGCTGCTCGGCGCCGGCGCCCTGCTGGCCTCGCCGCTGGCAGTGCCCTCGCTGGCCCGCGCCCAGTCCGCCGCCTGGGCCAAGGCCTATCCGGAGCTGGTCTTCGCCATCATCCCGTCGGAGAACGCCTCGGGCGTGATCGACCGCTGGTCGCCCTTCACCGAATACCTGTCGAAGAAGCTCGGCACCAAGGTGACGCTGCGCATCGCCAACGACTACGCGGCGGTGATCGAGGGCCAGCGCTCCGGCAACATCCACATCGCCTCCTACGGCCCCTCCTCCTTCGCCCGCGCGCTGATGACCGGCGCGAAGGTCGAGGCCTTCGCCATCGAGACGAACCTCGACGGCACCAAGGGCTACTACTCCGTCTTCTACGTGAAGAAGGACTCGCCCTTCCAGAAGGTGCAGGATCTGAAGGGCAAGAACCTCGGCCTGGTGGACCCGAACTCCACCTCCGGCAACAACGTGCCCCGCTTCTCCCTCGACAAGATGGGCATCAAGCCGGACGAGTTCTTCGGCAAGGTCGTCTATACCGGCAGCCACGAGAACGCGATCATCGCCCTGCAGCAGGGTACGGTGGACATGGCCGCGAACTGGTGGAACGACGAGCAGGAAAGCAACCTGCTGCGCATGGCCCGCAAGAACATGGTGAAGGCGGAGGATTTCCGCATCGTCTTCAAGTCCGAGCAGATCGTGAACTCCCCGATGGCCTATCTGACCAGCCTGCCGGAGGATCTGCGCACGGCGATCCGTACCGCCGTGCTGGCCATGCCGACGGAAAACAAGGCGGCCTTCGACAAGATCTATGACGGCAAGTCAGGCCCGTGGATGCCGGTGGACAACAGCGCCTACCAGCCGATCATCGAGCTGAACCGCTTCGTCGACAGCCTCCGCCGCCGCGCCTGA
- the phnE gene encoding phosphonate ABC transporter, permease protein PhnE — translation MSIALPRLPEPRLASLMGDYAQSRRAARRQILLSLLIVAALALLSAWVAEVDPAQLGRHIGAFFGYFDRITMLEGSSTGARVWTSPGEWFWGLRKWGLLLFDTMLMAYVGTLLGAAAGFALCFVSSANLVRNRWLRGTARRLLEFCRTVPDIVFALIFVIAFGLGALPGVLAIAIHTAGALGKMCTEVVENIDMKPVEGIRSTGGGWMSAVRFGTLPQVLPNFASYALLRFEINVRQAAVLGFVGAGGIGQDLLEAIRKFYYNDVSAILLLIILAVMAIDMLTERLRHHLIGLEQKA, via the coding sequence ATGAGCATCGCCCTGCCCCGCTTGCCGGAGCCGCGCCTCGCCAGCCTGATGGGCGACTACGCGCAGAGCCGCAGGGCCGCGCGGCGCCAGATCCTGCTGTCCCTCCTGATCGTCGCCGCGCTCGCCCTCCTCTCCGCCTGGGTGGCGGAGGTCGATCCCGCGCAGCTCGGTCGGCATATCGGCGCCTTCTTCGGCTATTTCGACCGCATCACCATGCTGGAAGGCAGCAGCACCGGCGCGCGCGTCTGGACCAGCCCCGGCGAATGGTTCTGGGGCCTGCGGAAGTGGGGCCTGCTGCTCTTCGATACGATGCTGATGGCCTATGTCGGCACGCTGCTGGGGGCGGCAGCAGGCTTCGCGCTCTGCTTCGTGTCCAGCGCCAATCTCGTGCGGAACCGCTGGCTGCGCGGCACAGCGCGGCGCCTGCTGGAATTCTGCCGCACCGTGCCCGACATCGTCTTCGCGCTGATCTTCGTGATCGCCTTCGGCCTCGGCGCGCTGCCGGGCGTGCTGGCCATCGCCATCCACACCGCCGGCGCGCTGGGCAAGATGTGCACCGAGGTGGTGGAGAACATCGACATGAAGCCGGTCGAGGGCATCCGCTCCACCGGCGGCGGCTGGATGAGCGCGGTGCGCTTCGGCACCCTGCCGCAGGTGCTGCCGAACTTCGCCAGCTACGCGCTTCTGCGCTTCGAGATCAACGTGCGGCAGGCTGCCGTGCTCGGCTTCGTCGGCGCCGGCGGCATCGGGCAGGACCTGCTCGAAGCGATCCGCAAGTTCTACTATAATGACGTCTCGGCCATCCTGCTGCTGATCATCCTGGCCGTGATGGCGATCGACATGCTGACCGAACGCCTGCGCCATCACCTCATCGGACTGGAGCAGAAGGCATGA
- the phnE gene encoding phosphonate ABC transporter, permease protein PhnE: MSGAIRNAALADLPGLAARHPQAFRRLPPSRLRALAITVAALALLALSIWRLELSPLRVFAGMGQMLHFLTLMLPPDPGSWTRFVQMLQLLAETLAIAFLGTLFAAILAIPLGFLAARNTTVNRVVHFLSRRALDGIRGVDALIWALIWISVVGLGPFAGVLAIVTSDIGTFGKLYSEAIEAVDRKAAEGVASTGGNRLHGIRYGVLPQVLPVLAGQVLYMFESNTRSSSIIGIVGAGGIGLMLSEMIRTLEWPAVSMIVVLILVMVAAIDALSSRLRTAIAGTPSGH; encoded by the coding sequence ATGAGCGGCGCCATCCGCAACGCCGCGCTGGCGGATCTCCCGGGCCTCGCCGCGCGCCACCCGCAAGCCTTCCGGCGCCTGCCGCCCTCCCGCCTCCGGGCGCTGGCGATCACCGTCGCGGCGCTGGCGCTCCTCGCCCTCAGCATCTGGCGCCTGGAGCTTTCGCCGCTGCGCGTCTTCGCCGGAATGGGGCAGATGCTGCACTTCCTGACGCTGATGCTGCCACCCGATCCGGGCTCCTGGACGCGCTTCGTGCAGATGCTGCAGCTCCTGGCCGAAACGCTCGCCATCGCCTTCCTAGGCACGCTCTTCGCCGCCATCCTGGCCATCCCGCTCGGCTTCCTCGCGGCGCGCAACACCACCGTCAACCGCGTGGTGCATTTCCTGTCCCGCCGCGCGCTGGACGGCATCCGGGGCGTGGACGCACTGATCTGGGCGCTGATCTGGATCAGCGTGGTCGGCCTCGGCCCCTTCGCCGGGGTGCTGGCCATCGTCACCTCCGATATCGGCACCTTCGGCAAGCTCTATTCCGAGGCGATCGAAGCGGTGGACCGCAAGGCGGCGGAGGGCGTCGCCTCCACCGGTGGCAACCGGCTGCACGGCATCCGCTACGGCGTGCTGCCGCAGGTCCTGCCCGTCCTGGCCGGTCAGGTGCTCTACATGTTCGAATCCAACACCCGTTCCTCCTCGATCATCGGCATCGTCGGCGCGGGCGGCATCGGACTCATGCTCTCGGAGATGATCCGCACCCTGGAATGGCCGGCCGTCTCCATGATCGTCGTCCTCATTCTCGTCATGGTCGCCGCCATCGACGCGCTCTCCAGCCGCCTCCGCACCGCCATCGCCGGCACACCGTCGGGGCATTGA
- the phnF gene encoding phosphonate metabolism transcriptional regulator PhnF: protein MNAPFRRGDGIAAWKRIADGLEGEIAAGRFRRGERLPTEAQLAAQHGVNRHTVRRALSALAERGLVRATQGSGTFVEAPPLRYPIGPRTRFSEIATAAGREAWGRLLSAREITADPALAEALDLPPGSPVLELDTLHEADGVPISTGLTRLPLPRFAGFAERYAETGSITRAYASYGVTDYLRRSTRITARHATPEETKALDLAPGRVVLVLDSVNTDAQGRPIQATHSRFAADRVELSA from the coding sequence ATGAACGCGCCCTTCCGCCGTGGCGACGGGATCGCCGCCTGGAAGCGCATAGCCGACGGGCTGGAGGGCGAGATTGCCGCTGGCCGCTTCCGGCGCGGCGAGCGCCTGCCCACGGAGGCTCAGCTCGCCGCCCAACATGGCGTGAACCGCCACACCGTCCGCCGTGCTCTTTCCGCCCTGGCCGAGCGCGGCCTGGTCCGTGCCACCCAGGGCAGTGGCACCTTCGTCGAGGCCCCGCCACTTCGCTATCCGATCGGGCCGCGCACCCGCTTCTCCGAGATCGCCACCGCCGCAGGGCGCGAGGCCTGGGGCCGGCTGCTTTCCGCCCGGGAGATCACCGCCGACCCCGCGCTGGCCGAGGCGCTGGACCTGCCGCCAGGCAGCCCCGTCCTGGAGCTCGACACGCTGCACGAAGCCGATGGCGTGCCCATTTCCACCGGCCTCACCCGCCTGCCCCTGCCGCGCTTCGCCGGCTTCGCCGAGCGCTATGCCGAGACCGGCTCCATCACCCGCGCCTACGCCTCCTACGGCGTCACCGATTACCTCCGCCGCTCCACCCGCATCACCGCGCGCCACGCCACGCCGGAGGAAACCAAGGCCCTCGACCTCGCGCCCGGCCGCGTCGTCCTCGTCCTCGACAGCGTCAACACCGACGCCCAGGGCCGCCCCATCCAGGCCACCCACTCCCGCTTCGCCGCCGACCGCGTCGAACTGTCGGCGTGA
- the phnG gene encoding phosphonate C-P lyase system protein PhnG — protein sequence MTLCAAATGAELESALAAVGYAGPMEARVQELRRPETGLVMVRGRAGGDGRRFNLGEATVTRAAVRIEGGVTGFSYLLGRDAARARQAAVLDALWQSASHRSAVEAALRPVAARREAERARQARQAAATRVDFFTMVRGED from the coding sequence ATGACACTCTGCGCCGCGGCGACCGGGGCGGAGCTGGAAAGCGCGCTGGCGGCGGTGGGCTATGCCGGGCCGATGGAGGCCAGGGTGCAGGAGCTGCGGCGGCCGGAAACCGGGCTGGTGATGGTGCGGGGCCGCGCCGGGGGCGATGGGCGCCGCTTCAACCTGGGCGAGGCCACAGTGACGCGTGCCGCGGTAAGGATCGAGGGCGGGGTGACCGGCTTCTCCTACCTTCTGGGTCGGGATGCGGCGCGGGCACGGCAGGCGGCGGTGCTGGATGCGCTCTGGCAAAGCGCGTCGCATCGTTCGGCAGTGGAAGCGGCGCTGCGGCCCGTCGCCGCGCGGCGAGAGGCCGAGCGGGCGCGGCAGGCGCGGCAGGCGGCCGCGACGCGCGTGGATTTCTTCACCATGGTGCGCGGAGAGGATTGA
- the phnH gene encoding phosphonate C-P lyase system protein PhnH, which yields MNAVTGLLPGFADPVLDAQRVFRAVMEALARPGSLQPLSDLPDVPAPLTPELAAIALALADADAPLWLDAPLAAVPAVAEFLRFHTGAPIVKDPAEAAFALVADPARCPPHESFAQGTPDYPDASTTLVLALPRQEGGRLLLLEGPGIEGCRSVTPPLPEGFAARLKRNRKLFPLGLDHLLALPGAVMGLPRSTRVTEA from the coding sequence ATGAACGCCGTCACCGGATTGCTGCCCGGCTTCGCCGATCCTGTCCTCGACGCGCAGCGGGTCTTCCGCGCCGTGATGGAAGCGCTGGCCCGCCCCGGCAGCCTGCAACCGTTGTCCGATCTGCCGGATGTGCCGGCGCCGCTGACGCCGGAACTGGCGGCGATCGCTCTGGCGCTGGCGGATGCGGATGCGCCGCTCTGGCTGGACGCGCCGCTGGCGGCGGTGCCGGCGGTGGCGGAGTTCCTGCGCTTCCACACCGGAGCGCCGATCGTGAAGGACCCGGCGGAGGCCGCCTTCGCCCTGGTCGCCGATCCGGCACGCTGCCCGCCGCATGAGAGCTTCGCCCAGGGCACGCCGGACTATCCGGACGCTTCCACCACGCTGGTGCTGGCCCTGCCACGGCAGGAGGGTGGAAGGCTTCTGCTGCTGGAAGGGCCGGGGATCGAGGGGTGCCGCAGCGTGACACCACCCCTGCCGGAAGGCTTCGCGGCGCGACTGAAGCGGAACCGGAAGCTGTTCCCGCTCGGGCTCGACCACCTGCTGGCCCTGCCGGGCGCGGTGATGGGCCTGCCCCGCTCCACCCGTGTGACGGAGGCCTGA
- a CDS encoding carbon-phosphorus lyase complex subunit PhnI — MYVAVKGGEAAIDNAHRLLADARRGDRAVPEIGVDQIREQMRLAVDRVMTEGSLYDPDLAALALKQARGDLIEAVFLVRAARTTLPRFGASEAIDTAAMAVRRRVSATYKDLPGGQVLGPTFDYTHRLIDFALAAGLEPPAPAEAPADPAEPVPHVTALLGGEGLIEPSGEDDGAEVGDLTRAPVAYPAERDIRLQALARGDEGFVLALGYSTQRGYGRNHPFVGEIRFGTVEVEFVPEELGFAVPLGEIEVTECEMVTQFKGSSQVPPQFTRGYGLAFGQGERKAMAMALVDRALRAEELGEEVKAPAQDQEFVLSHCDNLQATGFVEHLKLPHYVDFQAELELVRRMRAEHAAAQETRKEAAE; from the coding sequence ATGTATGTGGCCGTGAAGGGCGGCGAGGCCGCCATCGACAACGCGCACCGGCTGCTGGCCGATGCGCGGCGCGGCGACCGCGCCGTGCCGGAGATCGGGGTCGATCAGATCCGCGAGCAGATGCGGCTGGCGGTGGACCGGGTGATGACGGAGGGCTCGCTCTACGACCCCGACCTCGCCGCGCTGGCGCTGAAGCAGGCACGGGGAGATCTGATCGAGGCGGTCTTCCTGGTGCGGGCGGCGCGGACCACCCTGCCTCGCTTCGGCGCCTCCGAGGCGATCGACACCGCCGCGATGGCGGTGCGGCGGCGGGTTTCCGCCACCTACAAGGACCTGCCGGGCGGGCAGGTGCTGGGGCCGACCTTCGACTACACGCACCGGCTGATCGACTTCGCCCTGGCGGCGGGGCTGGAACCGCCGGCCCCGGCCGAGGCGCCCGCCGATCCGGCGGAGCCGGTGCCGCATGTCACGGCGCTGCTGGGCGGCGAGGGGCTGATCGAGCCCAGCGGCGAGGACGATGGCGCCGAGGTGGGCGACCTGACCCGGGCGCCGGTGGCCTATCCGGCGGAGCGGGACATCCGCCTCCAGGCCCTGGCGCGGGGCGACGAGGGCTTCGTGCTGGCGCTCGGCTATTCCACCCAGCGCGGCTATGGCCGCAACCATCCCTTCGTCGGCGAGATCCGCTTCGGCACGGTGGAGGTGGAATTCGTGCCGGAGGAGCTGGGCTTCGCCGTGCCGCTGGGCGAGATCGAGGTCACCGAATGCGAGATGGTGACGCAGTTCAAGGGCTCCTCCCAGGTGCCGCCCCAGTTCACGCGCGGCTACGGCCTGGCCTTCGGCCAGGGCGAGCGCAAGGCGATGGCCATGGCGCTGGTGGACCGGGCGCTGCGGGCGGAGGAGCTGGGCGAGGAGGTGAAGGCCCCGGCGCAGGACCAGGAATTCGTCCTTTCCCATTGCGACAACCTGCAGGCGACGGGTTTCGTCGAGCATCTGAAGCTGCCGCACTACGTGGATTTCCAGGCGGAGCTGGAGCTGGTGCGGCGGATGCGGGCGGAACATGCCGCCGCGCAAGAGACGCGGAAGGAGGCGGCGGAATGA
- a CDS encoding alpha-D-ribose 1-methylphosphonate 5-phosphate C-P-lyase PhnJ, whose product MSAAMTPGQQAGAGVAGYNFAYLDEGTKRMIRRAILKAIAIPGYQVPFASREMPMPYGWGTGGVQVTAAVLGPEDRLKVIDQGSDDTTNAVSIRKFFERTAGVATTTRTAEATVIQTRHRIPEHPLTEGQVLVYQVPIPEPLRFLEPRETETRRMHALAEYGLMHVKLYEDIARHGHIAKTYAYPVEVAGRYVMDPSPTPKFDNPKMNDCAALQLFGAGRERRIYAVPPHTTVRSLDFEDHPFTVQSFGQPCALCGATGTYQDEVVLDDRGGRMFVCSDTDFCEERREDGHRGPMLADAPSFARKEDVR is encoded by the coding sequence ATGAGCGCTGCAATGACCCCCGGGCAGCAGGCCGGTGCGGGCGTGGCCGGCTACAACTTCGCCTATCTGGACGAGGGCACGAAGCGGATGATCCGCCGCGCCATCCTGAAGGCCATCGCCATCCCCGGCTACCAGGTGCCCTTCGCCTCGCGCGAGATGCCGATGCCCTATGGCTGGGGCACGGGCGGGGTGCAGGTGACGGCGGCGGTGCTGGGGCCCGAGGACCGGCTGAAGGTCATCGACCAGGGCTCGGACGACACCACCAACGCCGTCTCCATCCGCAAGTTCTTCGAGCGCACGGCGGGGGTGGCGACCACCACCCGCACGGCGGAGGCGACGGTGATCCAGACGCGGCACCGCATCCCGGAGCATCCGCTGACCGAGGGGCAGGTCCTCGTCTATCAGGTGCCGATCCCGGAGCCGCTGCGCTTCCTGGAGCCGCGCGAGACGGAGACGCGGCGCATGCACGCGCTGGCGGAATACGGGCTGATGCACGTGAAGCTCTACGAGGACATCGCGCGGCACGGCCATATCGCCAAGACCTATGCCTATCCGGTGGAGGTGGCGGGGCGCTACGTGATGGACCCCTCGCCGACGCCGAAATTCGACAATCCGAAGATGAACGACTGCGCCGCGCTGCAGCTCTTCGGCGCGGGGCGGGAGCGGCGGATCTATGCCGTGCCGCCCCATACCACGGTGCGGAGCCTGGATTTCGAGGACCATCCCTTCACCGTGCAGAGTTTCGGCCAGCCCTGCGCGCTCTGCGGCGCCACCGGCACCTATCAGGACGAGGTGGTGCTGGACGACCGGGGCGGGCGGATGTTCGTCTGCTCCGACACGGATTTCTGCGAGGAGCGGCGCGAGGACGGGCACCGCGGCCCGATGCTGGCCGATGCGCCATCCTTCGCGCGGAAGGAGGATGTCCGATGA
- the phnK gene encoding phosphonate C-P lyase system protein PhnK, translating into MSGLPLLTVEGLSKRYGARIGCDDVSFDLEAGEVLAIVGESGSGKSTLLSCLATELMPDSGRILYRGGEDEARDILTLGEAERRLLLRTEWGFIRQDAAQGLRMSVSAGGNVGERLMAVGARHYGRIRATAQDWLGRVEIGADRMDDTPRSFSGGMRQRLQIARNLVTHPRLVLMDEPTSGLDVSVQARLLDLVRGLVAELGLAVIIVTHDLAVARLLSHRIMVMRYGRVIESGLTDQVLDDPSEPYTQLLVSSVLAA; encoded by the coding sequence ATGAGCGGCCTGCCCTTGCTGACGGTCGAGGGGCTGAGCAAGCGCTATGGCGCGCGCATCGGCTGCGATGATGTCAGCTTCGACCTGGAGGCCGGCGAAGTGCTGGCCATCGTGGGCGAATCCGGTTCCGGCAAGTCCACCCTGCTCTCCTGCCTCGCCACGGAGCTGATGCCCGACAGCGGCCGCATCCTGTACCGGGGTGGCGAGGACGAGGCGCGCGACATCCTGACGCTGGGCGAGGCCGAGCGGCGCCTGCTGCTGCGCACCGAATGGGGCTTCATCCGCCAGGATGCGGCGCAGGGGCTGCGCATGTCCGTCTCCGCCGGCGGCAATGTCGGGGAGCGGCTGATGGCGGTGGGGGCGCGGCACTATGGCCGCATCCGCGCCACGGCGCAGGACTGGCTGGGCCGCGTCGAGATCGGCGCCGACCGCATGGACGACACGCCGCGCAGCTTCTCGGGCGGCATGCGGCAGCGGCTGCAGATTGCGCGCAACCTCGTCACCCATCCGCGCCTCGTGCTGATGGACGAGCCGACCTCCGGCCTCGACGTCTCGGTGCAGGCGCGGCTGCTGGACCTCGTGCGCGGGCTGGTGGCGGAGCTGGGGCTGGCGGTGATCATTGTCACCCACGACCTCGCCGTGGCGCGGCTGCTGTCGCACCGGATCATGGTGATGCGCTATGGGCGGGTGATCGAGAGCGGGCTCACCGACCAGGTGCTGGACGATCCGTCCGAGCCCTACACGCAACTCCTCGTCTCCTCGGTGCTGGCGGCATGA